The sequence tatgtgtgttgattgtcatgcaattaacaagattaccattaaatatcgtcatcctattcctaggttagatgatatgatcgatgaattgcatggaagtgttatctttactaaaattgatttgagaagtgactatcaccaaattagaatgaatataggtgatgagtggaaactagcattcaaaactaaatttggtttgtatgagtggttggtcatgccttttggcttaactaacgcaccaagtacttttatgagactaatgaaccatgttttgtgtgcgtatattggtaaatttatggtagtatactttgatgatattctgatttatagtaagagctttagtgagcatgttgaacatattcggatggtgttgatggttttgcgtgagaattctttatatgctaaccttgctaagtgtgatttttgtacaaacaaacttgtgtttcttggttttgttgttagtgaAAATGGAATTCAGGTCGATGAAGATAAGataaaagcaattaaggaatGGCCAACACTAaagaatgttagtgatgtgaggagctttcatgggcttgcaagcttctataggaggtttgtcaAGGACTTGAAATTGCCGCACCACTTAACgagcttgtaaagaagaacgtgaagtttcattggggagaacaacaagaaaacgcatttaatatgctaaaggacaaacttacttcatctcccattctttcacttcccgatttttccaaaacttttaaaattgattgtGATTCTTCTAGTGTAGGTATTGGAGCTTttttaatgcaagatgggaagccaatagcctattttagtgaaaagttgaATGAAGCTAGCTtgaagtatccaacttatgacaagaaattgtatgctcttgtgcatgcactcaatgtttggcagcattatttgctacctaaggagtttgtgattcacacggatcataaagcattaaagcacttgaagggacagaacaagttgaataagcgccatgctaaatggagtgaattcattgaagcatttccctatgtcattaagtacaagcaaggtaaagaaaatgtagttgtcgatgcactatctagaagttatgctttacttgcttctctagaaataaaattgcttggttttgagtatatcaaagacttgtatgttgatgaccacaattttggttctatttttcatggttgtgaacatggtgctattaataaattttatagacatgatggatttttgttcaaagaaaaacgtctatgcattcctatgtgttttatgcgtgaattgcttgtgagagaatcacatgaaggtggtttgataggacactttggtgttcaaaaaactttagatgttttgcataatcatttctattggcctaaaatgaaatctgatgtgaatagattatgtgctaactgtattgtatgcaagcaagctaagtctaaatcacaacctaatgggttatacatgcctttgcccatacccaattctccttggattgacatatctatggattttgtgttTGGATTACCTAGGTTTAAGCATGAgcatgatagtatttttgttgtggtggatagattttcaaagatgtcacactttattgcatgtaggaaaaccgatgatgcacaacatgttgctgaattgttctttagagaaattgtacgtttacatggtatgcctagaactattatcagtgatagggacaccaagtttttgagctatttttggaagacctTATGGGATAAATTGGgaactaaattacttttttctactacatgtcatccccaaaccgatggtcaaactgaggtagtaaataaaactttgtcacaattacttaggaccatggttaaacgaaacttgagaacatgggaagattgtttgccgcatgttgagtttgcatataatcgtagtatgcattcttctactcaattttgcccatttgagattgtttatggctttattcctttgagtcctttagatttgattgctttacctttgagtgaacaaatgaatttagatggtgcaaagaaggctgaatttgtgttgaagttgcatgagcaagtgcatgcaaatttggaaagacgcaatgaacaaatcaccaaacaacgcaataagggccgcaaaaggatggtatttgaagttggtgattgggtttgggtgcacttcaggaaggaaaggtttcccaatcaaagaaaatcaaagttgatgccacgtggtgatggtccatttgaagtaatagagcgcatcaacgataatgcatacaaaattgacttacctggtgagtataatgttagtgctacttttaatattgttgatttgtctccttttgattttgatgaaggcgttgattcgaggtcgaatcctttcaaagagggggggaatgatgcaaccaaggatgcatctaagtcaactagcatggatccactagcctatggaggaccaataatacgagcaaggagtaaaaaattcaagcaagccttaaattcttacttggagcatgttttgaagatggctaatgatggtgcttttaatgaagataacaacgccttgaagatagtgacattaattgctattaacaaagcttaaacTTCTGATCATGGAATAATatcaaggtcaaagatcaaggatcaaagtcaacaggttttcctagggtttctagaagcattgggccgcacattagggtttctagaagcattggaggtctcacttaaccctagggcagccaccacttatgcttagagaaggaggcagtcgcacattagaagtcttttagggtttgattccttattgcttatctcttagtcttttttagggttagaatcatttcaagactctataaatagagctatgtatttcggctaaagcatatgagatcaatatacatttctgaatgaaattttattgagttgttaactcttattccttaaggtgttccttattgaatttcttgagattaaattaacttgtttgatttagtttcacatctacatgtttgatcaatcaattaactttttattagtttcttgagttatttgaatattcttcatctatttataactaaagagcttagtagttctattgttaagtttgttagttccataatcaattgcaaattttcaaattagattttggggcgacaaattcgaacttattagtaagggtgcttcctcttaaatagggagagcgtttatcagtttgattttctcaccattacttatcttggtgtttgaacgtattcggttcgagttcgtatcacaGCCCGAACTGCTTCTCTCTTTGGAAAAGCGCGACTTGGAACCACACCGTCTTGAAGAACACCACTTCTAATTAAAATCCCAGTTTTTTTGTTTCACCTTTTATTTGTTCATACAATTCTATTTGGTtaactttctctttctctacGTGCTGAACGTATGCTCTTTCAAATTCAGGCGGTTAGATTGGCATTAGAATTGAGATGGAAAATTTAGCTCCTTTAATTTTTGGATTGAtttgtaacttttaaaaaatgtagAAATAATATTGAGCCATTTTAGAATAAACCCtcccaaatataaaatttagctCCATATAGTTGACTATTTTTTGATGTAATTTATCTAACAGGTGGATAAATagttcatattttaaatattttatatttcctttgataaataaatattttatattttaaataatgtaagaataataaatagttaaaatctTATAATCATTTCATGCGTGTTAGGCATTCTAGgtaaaatgtaaaagaaaagaaaaggaaaaaccaAATATGTAAGTTCAAACTCGTTGAATTATTATCGTATTTATGTGTAAACAGGTTGTTGTATGGGTAGAAAATAGTTGGTCCACCGGAAACATGAACAGAGTTGAGGCTCTGGTGGCTGATTCGAACGAGCCCAAACCTGTCATATTTGAAAATACTTTCACAAAGGACAAAATAAATCAACACACCACAAATAATGTCCCCACCGTCCAATTGTTGCCTGTCTGTTGGATCCGACtgatcctaaaaaataataacaataaataataatcatcCAATACGAatgatttgtttttttatatttttaacatcttTCCAACATGCATACGACACCGTTTGATTAGTTCgtcataaatcaaaattacaaaaaaaaccACACCAGTTCCGCCAATTTAATCAACAATTAACAAATCTCTTCACCTTTTTCATCCATCCTTTCACACATAAACAATGTCATGGTTGGCTCGCTCCTTCGCCAACTCCCTTCGGGTCGACGACGATTACGCAGAAAACGACGTCGCATCTAATTCCCCTAACGACCCCTCACCTTCAAAACGCAATGAACAAGATATTACAGAAACGTCGAGAGGAAGAGAAAGTGAAGAAGCAGAAGCGGAAGCGGAAGCGAGAGGCGTGAAAGAGGACCTTACAGAACTGAAACAAACCCTAACGAGACAATTCTGGGGCGTCGCCTCTTTTCTCGCTCCTCCTCCCTCTACGTCAAATGATGAATCAGTCTGTAATTTGAATAATCAATCAGAGCCGTATGATCGGCTTGAGGAAGGGGAAGCGTCTGATTTAGAGGAAGGATCCAGGATCAAGCACGATCTTGTGGAGATCGGAGGGAGATTAATTTCGAAAATGGCTTCGAATTATTTTCCGTTCGGATCGGAtgaatttgaaattgaaaatgagGAAGAGGAATTGGAGTGTGAAGAAACGATTGGGATTACCGATGAGGTATTGACATTTGCTAGGAATATTGCTATGCATCCAGAGACTTGGTTAGATTTTcctcttgaagaagaagacgaTTTAGATGGTGCGtcaagtttcttttcttttgtttttttctatCTGCATTTTACTTATATACTTGTGTATGTGTGTTTTAATTAGAACTGTATCGTTATATTTGCTAATAGAGGTGAATCGGCTTGGTTTTAGTCTCACTGCATTCTGAATTAGTAATGAACATGTGTCATAGCAATTGGCAAATGCAAAGCTACACTTAATGCATTGAGTTAGCACTAGTATAAGTTTGCTTACCTATGTATTGAATCTTAGATTTTATCCACTGTCTAGTGACTTTCTGGAGTTTGTTTCAGGAATTATATACAGCTGTTTGCTTTTAGCTGCAATGCCTAACATTTCCTCGCTAAACTTTTTAACTATGAAAAAAAACACTACATGGATTAGTCAATCTCAATCAAAGTTTGAGAATAATAAACCAGCAAGGCAGATGGCATGTTGTGTATTCTGCACCTACACTCGCAAGTAATAAAATGTAGTCTAAAGGTTATTTGGTATTTGGTTTGTTGGAGATTTGTTGGATGTATTACCTAATTTTATGTGAGTAGCTATATTTGCATGATTAATTTATACTGGGTAATTGAGTACTCAGTTTCAGTGGTTCAGAACTATAAACCTAGCGCTTGAATGgttttctgtttttgtttCAGGTACTTTAACATGAAcctaacataattttttacaagtttcataaatatcatgttgtttttctaGGTTTCAGTTTGTCATCTAGGAGCTTTTCTCTAAGTGCTTGCCTGTTactttgttttgtttatttttgttgagtGATGAACCCTTGCCTTTCTGCCCTTTGATTCTGCCACATTTAtgtaattttcctttttaaattttctcaCTCGTGTTGTTTAGATTTCAACTTGTCTGATGCCCAACGAGAGCATGCTTTGGCCATTGAACAACTTGCTCCTAGATTAGCTGCTCTCAGAATAGAACTTTGTCCTTGCCATATGACTGAAAGTTACTTTTGGAAAGTATATTTTGTTCTTCTGCATTCAAGACTCAACAAACATGATGCAGAAATTTTGTCCACACCTCAGGTAATGTAATTTTCCGTCTAAGTGCTCTTGTTTAGTTTCTTAGCTACTCGTGGTATTAAGTTCTTTATGCTCGATTGAATATTCTTTCTAGGCTTTTGTAATTTTAAGCACTGGTGGATATgcatgaaattaaaaaatacaaatatagtCAAAGTTGGCCAC is a genomic window of Ricinus communis isolate WT05 ecotype wild-type chromosome 2, ASM1957865v1, whole genome shotgun sequence containing:
- the LOC8265268 gene encoding uncharacterized protein LOC8265268, with the translated sequence MSWLARSFANSLRVDDDYAENDVASNSPNDPSPSKRNEQDITETSRGRESEEAEAEAEARGVKEDLTELKQTLTRQFWGVASFLAPPPSTSNDESVCNLNNQSEPYDRLEEGEASDLEEGSRIKHDLVEIGGRLISKMASNYFPFGSDEFEIENEEEELECEETIGITDEVLTFARNIAMHPETWLDFPLEEEDDLDDFNLSDAQREHALAIEQLAPRLAALRIELCPCHMTESYFWKVYFVLLHSRLNKHDAEILSTPQVMEARALWMKELHKQIKPENDWYGRSNTYENDTGNNLLHEDFGYARTYDFEPTTSRATDYETEKHPVVSTDMQFIDKSVIEEKPVIKLENKDLLVGRSSKVPVPNYEDDYDDWPDEEDSDLGSYKATIPSGNEEDFSFSDLEDDANSTIPMKSKILAKGTETSTS